The window CTGGAGCTGCTGGCGACTACTCGTCCCCTCAATGCAGATCGCGGCTGGCGTCGAACCAGACGGCGGGATTGTTCGTACAGTGATTACGATATCTGGCGAGCCACTCTTGAACGACTGCGGCAATGTCGTTGGGTATGACCCTTTGAAGTTTTTTTCCTGCTCTGCGGCTGATAATGCATTCTGAAGATCCGACGTTATAGCTTTACGCACCGTTTCTTTGCGCCACCCGTTATAACTGACGAGACCGATGCCCGCCAAGATACCAATAACCACAACGACAATTAGTATTTCTATGACGGTAAATCCATACTTGCGACTCATACTTATGATGATAGCATAAGCTTAATCTTTTTCGCTAGCTCTTTATCCACGATTTTTTCCAGGTCGGTGAGTAAGGCATTCCGTATACGGCTGATGCTGCCAAACTTTTTCAATAATTTGGCGCGGGTTTTTGGC is drawn from Candidatus Saccharibacteria bacterium oral taxon 488 and contains these coding sequences:
- a CDS encoding prepilin-type N-terminal cleavage/methylation domain-containing protein, translated to MSRKYGFTVIEILIVVVVIGILAGIGLVSYNGWRKETVRKAITSDLQNALSAAEQEKNFKGSYPTTLPQSFKSGSPDIVITVRTIPPSGSTPAAICIEGTSSRQQLQMHIKSTERKVVDGAC